A window of the Kosakonia radicincitans DSM 16656 genome harbors these coding sequences:
- a CDS encoding LysR substrate-binding domain-containing protein has translation MLDKITGMRVFVSVVKKGSFAAAAQALTLSPQMVARHIAALEQHLATRLLNRTTRKQSITPTGQDYFYRCVAILDALDEAERAARGTALLPSGTLRLNAPVTFGRYALASFLTAFLQRYTQLRVELTLTDALIDPLEHGIDAVIRIGELAPSLRLVAKPLSPYRLIACASPRYLEKQGTPQHPDELQQHNCLGFTPWLHDNAFHWPFTHGDDRGGVQVSGSLTINDWGAMLEAALCGGGVLLGYELALSEPLRRGELVRLLPEYAFPQKAMHLLYDPRRAGETRLRVLIDELCARFP, from the coding sequence ATGCTGGATAAAATCACCGGAATGCGCGTTTTTGTTAGCGTGGTGAAAAAAGGATCCTTTGCCGCGGCGGCACAGGCGTTAACCCTCTCTCCGCAAATGGTGGCGCGCCACATTGCGGCGCTGGAGCAACACCTGGCGACGCGGCTGTTAAACCGCACGACGCGTAAACAGAGCATAACCCCTACCGGGCAGGACTATTTCTACCGCTGCGTAGCCATACTGGATGCGCTGGACGAGGCCGAGCGGGCCGCGCGCGGGACGGCGCTGCTCCCCTCCGGCACGCTCAGGCTGAACGCTCCCGTCACTTTTGGCCGCTACGCGCTGGCCTCGTTTCTGACGGCGTTTCTGCAACGTTACACGCAACTCCGCGTGGAGCTGACGCTGACGGATGCGCTGATCGATCCGTTGGAACATGGCATTGATGCCGTGATCCGCATTGGAGAACTGGCGCCTTCCCTGCGGCTGGTGGCCAAACCGCTTTCACCCTACCGCCTGATTGCCTGCGCCTCGCCGCGCTATCTGGAAAAACAGGGCACGCCGCAACATCCCGACGAACTACAACAACACAACTGCCTGGGTTTTACGCCCTGGCTGCACGACAACGCCTTCCACTGGCCTTTTACTCATGGTGATGATCGGGGGGGCGTTCAGGTCAGCGGTTCGTTAACGATCAATGACTGGGGCGCGATGCTGGAGGCCGCGCTGTGCGGCGGCGGCGTGCTGCTCGGCTACGAGCTGGCATTATCTGAACCGCTGCGCCGCGGTGAACTTGTCCGTTTACTGCCGGAGTATGCGTTTCCGCAAAAAGCCATGCATCTGCTGTATGACCCGCGCCGCGCAGGCGAAACCCGTTTACGGGTGCTAATTGATGAGCTGTGCGCCCGCTTTCCCTGA
- a CDS encoding DoxX family protein produces the protein MKTSTDFAPRIDAGLFFLRLTGSLLLLYVHGLPKVFHFSEELTRIEDPFGLGPYMSLLPAIFAEVICPLFIMAGVATRLACVPIIVVLLVAMLAVHPDWSIAEGQFGWLLLIIFTTLLLTGPGSWRIRRTAKGAIA, from the coding sequence ATGAAAACGTCAACTGACTTTGCGCCCCGTATTGATGCGGGGCTGTTCTTCCTGCGCCTGACGGGCAGCCTGTTACTGCTGTATGTGCACGGGCTGCCGAAGGTGTTCCATTTCAGCGAAGAACTGACGCGTATCGAAGATCCGTTTGGTCTTGGGCCTTATATGAGCCTGCTGCCCGCGATTTTCGCCGAGGTGATCTGCCCGCTGTTTATTATGGCGGGCGTGGCGACGCGACTGGCCTGCGTGCCAATCATCGTGGTGCTGCTGGTGGCGATGCTGGCGGTGCATCCTGACTGGTCCATTGCCGAAGGGCAATTCGGCTGGCTGCTGCTGATCATCTTTACTACGCTTTTGCTGACCGGCCCTGGAAGCTGGCGAATACGACGGACGGCAAAAGGAGCGATTGCATGA
- a CDS encoding thiamine pyrophosphate-requiring protein, with product MSMKTSDFFVKRLKEWGVTRIYGYPGDGINGVLGAIQRANKAGDGIEFIQVRHEEMAAFMAVGHAKFTGELGVCLSTGGPGATHLLTGLYDAKMDHAPVLAISGQAESTARGASYQQEMNLDRVFADVANFVQEAASPAQVRHLVDRGVRIAIAQNGVGVVILPKDIQDEEWQPPAHTHGFTHSAAGYQRPRVIPQDRDLQRAAEVLNAGKKVAILIGAGARNAAVEVVQAANVLGAGVAKALLGKDVLPDDAPFVTGSIGLLGTEPSWKLMQQCDTLLMIGSGFPWTEFLPPEGQARAVQIDIDPAMLGLRYPCEVALHGDAAETLQALLPLLTHKEDRSWQEEIARQVQTWWQVMEQRAMAPARPVNPQRVVWEMSPLLPENAIVTSDSGSCANWFARDYRVKQGQRASLSGGLACMGAAVPYAIAAKFAAPEKPVVALVGDGAMQMNNMAELITVQKYWQQWQDPRLIICVFNNQDLNQVTWEQRVMEGNPRFEATQQVPDVRYAEFARSLGLQGIFVDTPEALRAAWLQALQADRPVLLEVKTDPEVAPLPPHITLKQAKAFMASMMKGDRGAVQVLSDTASQLFHKKS from the coding sequence GTGAGCATGAAAACAAGCGATTTCTTTGTCAAACGCCTGAAAGAGTGGGGCGTAACGCGCATTTACGGTTACCCTGGCGATGGCATAAATGGTGTGCTCGGGGCAATCCAGCGCGCCAACAAAGCCGGGGACGGCATCGAATTTATCCAGGTACGCCATGAAGAGATGGCCGCGTTTATGGCGGTCGGCCATGCCAAATTCACCGGTGAGCTGGGCGTCTGCTTATCGACGGGCGGGCCAGGCGCCACGCATCTGTTAACCGGGCTGTATGACGCCAAAATGGATCACGCCCCGGTACTGGCGATCAGCGGCCAGGCAGAAAGCACCGCGCGCGGTGCCAGTTATCAGCAGGAGATGAACCTCGACCGCGTCTTTGCTGATGTGGCGAATTTCGTGCAGGAAGCGGCCTCACCGGCGCAGGTTCGCCATCTGGTGGACCGCGGTGTCCGTATTGCCATTGCGCAGAACGGCGTTGGCGTGGTGATCCTGCCGAAAGACATTCAGGATGAGGAGTGGCAGCCACCGGCGCATACGCACGGGTTTACCCACTCGGCTGCCGGTTATCAGCGCCCGCGCGTTATCCCGCAGGATCGCGATCTGCAACGCGCAGCAGAGGTGCTGAATGCCGGGAAAAAAGTGGCCATTCTGATCGGCGCGGGCGCACGCAATGCCGCCGTGGAAGTGGTACAGGCCGCCAATGTGCTTGGCGCAGGCGTCGCCAAAGCGCTGCTTGGTAAAGACGTTCTGCCGGATGATGCGCCGTTTGTCACCGGCTCGATTGGGCTATTGGGAACGGAGCCTTCCTGGAAACTGATGCAGCAGTGCGACACGCTACTGATGATCGGCAGCGGTTTCCCGTGGACGGAGTTTCTGCCGCCGGAAGGCCAGGCGCGCGCGGTGCAAATTGATATCGATCCGGCGATGCTCGGCCTGCGTTACCCCTGCGAGGTGGCGCTACACGGCGATGCCGCAGAAACGTTGCAGGCGCTGTTGCCGTTGCTGACGCACAAAGAAGACCGTAGCTGGCAGGAGGAGATCGCCCGTCAGGTTCAGACATGGTGGCAGGTGATGGAGCAGCGCGCGATGGCACCAGCCAGGCCGGTAAACCCACAGCGCGTGGTGTGGGAAATGTCGCCACTGCTGCCGGAAAACGCCATTGTGACCTCCGATTCCGGCTCCTGCGCCAACTGGTTCGCCCGCGATTACCGTGTGAAGCAGGGGCAGCGCGCTTCGCTCTCTGGCGGGCTGGCCTGTATGGGCGCGGCGGTGCCGTACGCCATTGCGGCGAAATTTGCCGCGCCGGAAAAACCCGTCGTGGCGCTGGTCGGCGATGGCGCAATGCAGATGAACAACATGGCCGAGCTCATTACCGTGCAGAAATACTGGCAGCAGTGGCAGGATCCACGGTTGATTATCTGCGTCTTCAACAACCAGGATCTCAACCAGGTAACGTGGGAGCAGCGGGTGATGGAAGGCAATCCGCGCTTTGAAGCCACGCAACAGGTGCCGGATGTTCGCTATGCCGAGTTTGCCCGCTCACTGGGCTTGCAGGGTATTTTTGTCGATACGCCGGAGGCGCTAAGGGCGGCCTGGCTACAGGCATTGCAGGCAGATCGCCCGGTATTGCTGGAGGTGAAAACCGATCCGGAAGTCGCGCCGTTACCGCCGCATATCACCCTGAAACAGGCCAAAGCCTTTATGGCCTCGATGATGAAGGGCGATCGGGGCGCGGTGCAGGTTCTAAGCGATACGGCCAGCCAGTTGTTCCACAAAAAATCGTAA
- a CDS encoding YciI family protein: MNVYTVTMSHPDGSGWDTHVREHVLYLKGLINAGKIIASGPIKGAALRSGFILFRARDISEVKAMVEADPFSREGLIASLEIAQWDPLFGQLSAYSSGTAPENLQDLAG; this comes from the coding sequence ATGAATGTTTATACCGTCACTATGTCACACCCGGACGGCAGCGGGTGGGATACGCATGTCCGTGAGCATGTGCTGTACCTGAAAGGGCTTATCAACGCGGGGAAAATCATCGCCTCCGGGCCGATAAAAGGCGCGGCGTTGCGCAGCGGTTTTATCCTGTTTCGCGCCCGCGACATCAGCGAAGTGAAAGCGATGGTGGAAGCCGATCCCTTTTCCCGCGAGGGGCTAATTGCGTCGCTGGAGATCGCGCAGTGGGATCCGCTGTTTGGCCAGCTTTCGGCATACTCCAGCGGAACCGCACCTGAGAATTTGCAAGATCTGGCGGGTTGA
- a CDS encoding GGDEF domain-containing protein has protein sequence MNFRKRVARGLALNSSLGRSITFCMVALLVAGIATSAWTLTRSWQKEVADAEREAINLSVSQARQAEDTFLQAETALRDIRRNLPATGLSDINNHQFNNYLSELQQHIPQLHGLMVYDPQGNMIATSFGKIPAQSNNSDREYFIYHRRNGHGSIHIGHVIRSRSTGDLVIPVSLRISDSAGGFIGVLLATVKLDYFRHFYSYFELQNRDLLALLNTDGNTLYVRPFADDVINRNLSASPLFTQELEKKDRGNGTWVSALDHVERIYGFARLERYPLVVAAGYDKPALWANWVKESLPDLVLNIMLLLGTLLMGAIIFRQVRMNVRNQNELAELRDELTSINHTLQLMALADGLTGLANRRQFDLFLAKSLKASALKQKPVSLIMIDIDYFKHYNDYYGHVAGDNCLRAVGEILHKLQLNTRDLIARYGGEEFAIILPDTGPEAALFVARQAVNIVRGAQIPHEQTGGTHGTLTISAGCYSITAELNTDEAQRLKEGADKALYQAKVQGRNRAVAANEAMLQKA, from the coding sequence ATGAATTTCAGGAAACGGGTCGCACGTGGGCTGGCGCTCAACTCTTCCCTGGGACGTAGTATTACATTCTGTATGGTTGCGCTGCTGGTGGCGGGTATCGCAACCAGCGCATGGACACTGACCCGCTCATGGCAAAAGGAAGTGGCGGATGCCGAACGCGAAGCCATTAACTTATCGGTTTCGCAGGCGCGCCAGGCTGAAGACACGTTTCTGCAGGCAGAAACGGCCCTGCGGGATATCCGGCGTAATCTGCCCGCCACGGGCCTCAGCGACATCAATAACCATCAGTTCAATAACTATCTGTCAGAACTCCAGCAACATATTCCACAACTGCATGGACTCATGGTCTACGATCCGCAGGGCAATATGATCGCCACGTCGTTTGGCAAAATTCCGGCACAGTCCAACAACAGTGACCGCGAATACTTTATCTATCATCGGCGTAACGGCCACGGCAGTATTCATATCGGGCATGTGATCCGCAGCCGTTCGACCGGCGATCTGGTGATCCCGGTTTCTTTACGCATCAGTGACAGCGCTGGCGGCTTTATCGGCGTACTGTTGGCAACGGTGAAACTCGACTATTTCCGTCATTTTTATAGCTATTTTGAGCTGCAAAACCGCGATCTTCTGGCGCTGTTAAATACCGACGGCAATACCCTGTATGTGCGCCCGTTTGCGGATGATGTGATTAACCGTAACCTCTCTGCCAGCCCGCTGTTTACGCAGGAACTGGAGAAAAAAGATCGCGGCAACGGCACCTGGGTTTCCGCGCTGGACCATGTTGAGCGCATTTACGGATTTGCGCGGCTGGAGCGCTATCCACTGGTGGTGGCCGCAGGCTATGACAAACCGGCGCTGTGGGCGAACTGGGTGAAAGAGAGCCTGCCGGATCTGGTGCTGAATATTATGCTGCTGCTGGGTACGCTGCTGATGGGAGCGATTATTTTCCGCCAGGTACGCATGAACGTTCGCAACCAGAACGAACTTGCCGAACTGCGTGATGAACTGACCAGCATCAACCACACGCTGCAACTGATGGCGCTGGCAGACGGGCTGACCGGCCTGGCCAACCGTCGGCAGTTTGATCTCTTTTTAGCAAAAAGCCTGAAAGCCTCTGCGCTGAAGCAAAAACCGGTATCACTTATCATGATCGATATCGATTATTTCAAGCACTATAACGACTATTACGGCCATGTTGCTGGCGATAACTGCCTGCGGGCGGTGGGTGAAATTCTGCATAAACTGCAGTTGAACACGCGCGATCTGATTGCCCGCTACGGCGGTGAAGAATTCGCCATTATTCTGCCGGATACCGGCCCGGAAGCGGCGCTTTTCGTCGCACGCCAGGCGGTTAACATCGTACGCGGTGCCCAAATACCGCATGAGCAAACCGGCGGCACGCACGGCACGCTGACCATCAGCGCCGGGTGTTACAGCATCACCGCCGAACTGAACACCGACGAAGCGCAGCGGCTGAAAGAGGGCGCGGATAAGGCGCTCTATCAGGCGAAAGTGCAGGGGCGTAACCGTGCGGTAGCGGCCAACGAAGCGATGCTACAAAAGGCATAA
- a CDS encoding diguanylate phosphodiesterase, producing the protein MLATLIYRSRLNHTLDPSQLTAIVERANLRNSQLQVTGILLFDGDHFLQVLEGPLTAVNVVYERINRDTRHSNVVELLRDYAPRRRFVDRGMMLFDLCSMTAPAVLRAILRFGTLKYQLASNDRVYKFIRNFIASPKSNGGIRNTEPEQWSFTIKSPPFANVSAPITEGQPCQFAFQPIIEPLRGNISSLEALIRGPNGGSPQEYFATIAPNKLHEADLASKGWALAMASRLGIGNHKVAINLLPMSLVKIPGAVDILLNHITRNHLNPGQIIVEVTEDEVISGYEEFTWAIRQLRAAGIGLAIDDFGSGFAGLSLLAKFQPDKLKIDRTIVTDIHLHGPKQAIVKAILDCCAELQITVVAEGVEKIEEWCWLEAVGVQRFQGFLFARPVLNGVSPINWPQRISPSLTSRKKV; encoded by the coding sequence GTGTTAGCGACTTTGATTTACCGTAGCCGCCTGAATCACACATTAGATCCCTCTCAACTGACTGCAATTGTCGAGCGAGCAAATCTGCGCAATTCACAGTTGCAGGTCACGGGGATTTTACTGTTCGATGGCGATCATTTCTTACAGGTTCTTGAAGGGCCGCTGACCGCAGTGAATGTGGTCTATGAGCGCATAAACCGTGATACCCGCCATAGCAATGTGGTTGAATTATTGCGTGATTATGCGCCGCGCCGCCGGTTCGTCGATCGCGGCATGATGCTGTTTGATCTCTGCTCGATGACAGCGCCCGCCGTTCTGCGCGCAATTCTGCGTTTTGGCACGCTGAAGTATCAATTGGCGAGCAATGATCGGGTTTACAAATTTATCCGCAATTTTATCGCCTCGCCGAAGAGCAATGGCGGGATACGCAATACCGAGCCGGAACAATGGTCTTTCACCATTAAAAGCCCACCGTTCGCCAACGTCAGCGCGCCGATTACTGAAGGCCAGCCGTGTCAGTTCGCCTTCCAGCCGATCATTGAACCGCTACGCGGCAATATCTCTTCGCTGGAAGCGCTGATCCGCGGTCCGAACGGCGGCAGCCCGCAGGAGTATTTCGCCACCATTGCGCCCAACAAGCTGCATGAAGCGGATCTCGCCTCCAAAGGCTGGGCGCTGGCAATGGCCAGCCGCCTGGGAATTGGCAACCACAAAGTGGCCATTAATTTGTTACCGATGTCGCTGGTGAAAATTCCCGGCGCGGTGGACATTCTGCTCAACCACATCACCCGCAATCATCTCAATCCAGGGCAAATCATCGTTGAAGTGACGGAAGATGAGGTGATTTCCGGCTACGAAGAGTTCACCTGGGCCATTCGCCAGCTTCGCGCCGCCGGAATCGGCCTGGCGATCGATGATTTTGGTTCCGGTTTTGCCGGGCTGTCGCTGCTGGCCAAATTCCAGCCCGACAAACTCAAAATCGACCGCACCATTGTCACCGACATTCATCTGCACGGCCCGAAGCAGGCGATTGTGAAAGCCATTCTCGATTGCTGCGCCGAACTGCAAATCACCGTGGTGGCTGAAGGCGTCGAAAAAATCGAAGAGTGGTGCTGGCTGGAAGCGGTAGGCGTTCAGCGCTTCCAGGGATTCCTGTTTGCCCGCCCGGTACTCAATGGCGTTTCCCCCATCAACTGGCCTCAACGCATTTCTCCATCGCTGACGAGCCGCAAAAAAGTCTGA
- a CDS encoding MFS transporter, with protein MTQQNELKAAVTVSPAQPSASAWQPLHQRVFRMLWIATVVSNIGSWMSDIGVNWTMLSLSADPLAVALVQAASSLPMFLFVLPAGVLADIIERRKILLFSQVWSFCAAAGLALLSFTGNVTPEVLLAATFLLSTGAALSSPAFQAIVPDLVDKQELSPAIALNSLGINISRAIGPALGGLILSFAGPWMVFLLNALSVVGVAVVLHRWKPQATVQRLPPEHFFTAIRGGLRYVHAAPVLQNVLARTVAFFLFGSAGWAMLPLVARRELGLGPGGYGIMLACIGVGAICGAVVLPKLRKRLNADQMMVAASLLFAITMLALAFIRHVWLLNAFEFFTGFSWIAVLSTLNVGAQRSAARWVKARALAVYLTVFFGSMTVGSAIWGKLASEFGVAWSLCAATVGMVLGATTVLRWRLEKDAALNLDILDPAGGTANITIPHERGPVMVSCEYRIDPQDAHEFTLAMQDMRRVRRRTGAMGWAVYEDAVQPGVFVETWVMGSWIEHLRQHERHTVNDQRIRERVLAFHQSDEPPVVRHLVAPAGR; from the coding sequence ATGACCCAGCAAAACGAACTGAAAGCAGCGGTGACAGTGTCACCTGCTCAACCTTCCGCCTCAGCGTGGCAACCGTTGCATCAGCGCGTTTTCCGCATGCTATGGATTGCGACCGTGGTCTCCAATATCGGCTCATGGATGAGCGATATCGGCGTGAACTGGACAATGCTCTCGCTGAGCGCCGATCCGCTGGCGGTGGCGCTGGTGCAGGCCGCCAGCAGCCTGCCGATGTTCCTGTTTGTCCTGCCCGCAGGCGTGCTGGCCGATATTATCGAGCGACGCAAGATCCTGCTCTTCTCTCAGGTATGGTCGTTCTGTGCGGCTGCCGGGCTTGCCCTGCTCTCTTTTACCGGCAACGTCACGCCGGAAGTGCTGCTGGCAGCGACCTTTTTACTCAGTACCGGCGCGGCGCTCAGCTCGCCCGCCTTTCAGGCGATTGTGCCGGATCTGGTCGACAAGCAGGAGCTGAGCCCGGCGATTGCCCTCAACTCGCTGGGCATCAATATCAGCCGCGCAATCGGTCCGGCGCTCGGCGGGTTGATCCTGTCGTTTGCCGGCCCGTGGATGGTGTTCCTGCTTAATGCTCTGTCGGTGGTCGGCGTGGCGGTAGTGTTGCACCGCTGGAAACCGCAGGCCACGGTGCAGCGCCTGCCACCGGAGCACTTTTTCACGGCCATTCGTGGCGGCCTGCGCTACGTTCACGCCGCGCCGGTGCTGCAAAATGTGCTGGCGCGCACCGTGGCGTTCTTTCTGTTTGGCAGCGCTGGCTGGGCGATGCTGCCGCTGGTGGCGCGTCGTGAACTGGGCCTTGGCCCGGGCGGTTACGGCATTATGCTGGCCTGTATTGGCGTCGGGGCAATTTGCGGCGCGGTAGTACTACCGAAATTGCGCAAACGGCTGAATGCCGATCAGATGATGGTGGCGGCGAGCCTGCTGTTTGCTATCACCATGCTGGCGCTGGCGTTTATCCGCCATGTCTGGCTGCTTAATGCCTTTGAATTTTTCACCGGCTTTTCCTGGATTGCCGTGCTCTCGACGCTGAATGTCGGCGCGCAGCGCAGCGCCGCCCGCTGGGTGAAAGCGCGTGCGCTGGCGGTCTACCTGACGGTGTTCTTTGGTTCGATGACCGTCGGCAGCGCGATCTGGGGGAAACTGGCGTCGGAATTCGGCGTGGCGTGGTCGCTGTGTGCGGCAACCGTTGGCATGGTGCTGGGCGCGACGACGGTCTTACGCTGGCGGCTGGAAAAAGATGCCGCGCTGAATCTCGATATTCTCGATCCGGCAGGCGGCACGGCGAATATCACCATCCCCCACGAGCGTGGGCCGGTGATGGTGAGCTGTGAGTACCGCATTGATCCGCAGGACGCCCATGAATTCACCCTTGCGATGCAGGATATGCGCCGCGTCAGACGTCGTACCGGCGCGATGGGCTGGGCGGTGTATGAAGATGCGGTACAGCCAGGTGTGTTTGTCGAAACCTGGGTGATGGGATCGTGGATAGAGCATTTACGTCAGCACGAGCGGCACACGGTGAACGATCAACGTATCCGTGAGCGCGTGCTGGCTTTTCATCAGAGCGATGAACCGCCGGTTGTCCGGCATCTGGTTGCGCCCGCCGGGCGATAA
- a CDS encoding GNAT family N-acetyltransferase encodes MNLIVKHEVTEQDQSELFAGLRRYNQQFVNLSEWSHLAVYFRDDSGVMQGGVIARQEGEWLNIHYLWVHESQRGNGLGRDLLLRAMQEALALGCRHALVDTFSFQALPFYQKLGFEEQMTLADFPHKGMQRHYLTKDLLA; translated from the coding sequence ATGAATCTTATCGTTAAGCACGAAGTGACTGAGCAGGACCAGAGCGAGCTGTTTGCCGGGCTACGGCGTTACAACCAGCAGTTTGTTAATCTCAGCGAGTGGTCGCATCTGGCAGTCTATTTCCGCGACGACAGCGGTGTCATGCAGGGGGGCGTGATTGCCCGCCAGGAAGGGGAATGGCTCAATATTCATTATCTCTGGGTGCATGAATCGCAGCGCGGCAACGGGCTGGGGCGCGATCTGTTGCTGCGGGCCATGCAGGAAGCGCTGGCGCTCGGCTGTCGCCACGCGCTGGTCGATACCTTCAGCTTTCAGGCGTTGCCCTTCTACCAAAAACTGGGGTTTGAGGAGCAGATGACGCTGGCGGATTTCCCGCATAAAGGGATGCAGCGTCATTACCTGACCAAAGATTTACTGGCCTGA
- a CDS encoding alpha/beta fold hydrolase, translating to MSTIKTQDGTQIYYKDWGAGKPVLFSHGWPLDGDMWDSQLNFLAERGYRVIAFDRRGFGRSDQPWNGYDYDTFASDINDLITALDLQGVTLVGFSMGGGDVTRYIGRYGTSRVAGLVLLGAVTPIFGKTADHPEGVDKSVFDGIKDGLLKDRAQFISDFATPFYGLNAGQKVSDGVLTQTLNIALLASLKGTLDCVTAFSETDFRPDVAKVDVPTLVIHGSNDQIVPFEATGKLSAQLIKGAELKVYENGPHGFAVTHQDQLNEDLLAFLSKL from the coding sequence ATGAGCACAATCAAAACGCAGGATGGTACTCAGATTTATTACAAAGACTGGGGTGCGGGTAAGCCGGTTCTCTTCAGCCACGGCTGGCCGCTGGATGGTGACATGTGGGATAGCCAGCTTAATTTCCTCGCTGAGCGTGGTTATCGTGTTATTGCCTTTGACCGTCGCGGTTTTGGTCGTTCCGATCAGCCGTGGAACGGTTACGACTACGACACCTTTGCCTCCGACATTAACGATCTGATTACGGCGCTGGATTTGCAGGGCGTGACGCTGGTGGGCTTCTCGATGGGCGGCGGCGATGTGACGCGTTACATCGGCCGCTACGGCACCTCTCGTGTGGCCGGGCTGGTGCTGCTTGGCGCGGTGACGCCGATTTTCGGTAAAACCGCCGATCACCCGGAGGGTGTCGATAAGAGCGTATTCGATGGTATTAAAGATGGCCTGCTCAAAGATCGCGCGCAGTTTATCAGTGATTTTGCTACCCCGTTCTACGGCCTGAATGCCGGGCAGAAAGTTTCCGACGGTGTACTGACGCAAACGTTGAATATCGCCCTGCTGGCGTCGCTGAAAGGTACGCTGGACTGCGTTACCGCCTTCTCCGAAACCGACTTCCGCCCGGATGTAGCGAAAGTGGATGTCCCGACGCTGGTGATCCACGGCAGCAACGATCAGATCGTACCGTTCGAAGCCACCGGTAAACTGTCCGCGCAACTGATCAAAGGCGCGGAACTGAAAGTGTACGAAAACGGCCCGCACGGTTTTGCCGTTACTCATCAGGATCAACTGAATGAAGACCTGCTGGCGTTCCTGAGCAAACTGTAA